Proteins from one Mycobacterium adipatum genomic window:
- a CDS encoding acyltransferase family protein, producing MTAQQQAQGGLESVSSTERVAALTGVRAVAALLVVLTHAAYTTGKYPQGYTGLALSRAEIGVPIFFVLSGFLLFRPWVRAAAAGAAPPSVRRYAWHRVRRIMPAYVVTVLAAYALYHFRHAGPNPGHTWEGLLRNLSLTQIYADNYVYRFLHQGLTQMWSLAVEAAFYVALPALAWLLLVLLCRRVWRPALLHAGLAVLFAVSPAWLVLVHTTDFLPDGARLWLPTYLAWFVGGMLLAVLEARGARAYALVCIPLAVISYLIASTPIAGEPTTSPALLSEAIVKTIFYAAIATLVVAPLALPGPTRAGDRSWYSRLLASRPMVFLGEISYEIFLIHLVVMEVVMVEILRDPVYTGSMTALFLGTMVATIPLAWLLHRFTRVRDR from the coding sequence GTGTCGCCGCGCTCACCGGTGTCCGCGCCGTCGCCGCGCTGCTGGTGGTGCTCACGCATGCCGCGTACACCACCGGCAAGTATCCGCAGGGCTACACCGGGTTGGCGCTCTCCCGCGCCGAGATCGGGGTGCCGATCTTCTTCGTGCTGTCCGGTTTCCTGTTGTTCCGGCCGTGGGTGAGGGCTGCCGCCGCGGGGGCGGCACCGCCCTCGGTGCGCCGGTACGCCTGGCACCGGGTGCGCCGGATCATGCCGGCCTATGTGGTCACCGTGCTGGCCGCCTATGCGCTCTACCACTTCCGGCATGCCGGACCCAACCCCGGCCACACCTGGGAAGGGTTGCTGCGCAACCTTTCTCTGACCCAGATCTACGCCGACAACTACGTCTACCGGTTCCTGCACCAGGGCCTCACCCAGATGTGGAGTCTGGCGGTCGAGGCGGCGTTCTATGTGGCACTGCCGGCACTGGCCTGGCTGCTGCTGGTGCTGTTGTGCCGTCGCGTCTGGCGTCCCGCGCTGCTGCATGCCGGGCTGGCCGTGCTGTTCGCGGTGAGTCCGGCCTGGCTGGTGCTGGTGCACACCACCGATTTCCTGCCCGACGGCGCCCGGTTGTGGCTGCCGACCTATCTGGCGTGGTTTGTCGGCGGCATGCTGCTCGCGGTCCTGGAGGCTCGGGGCGCGCGCGCCTATGCGCTGGTGTGCATCCCGTTGGCGGTGATCAGTTATCTCATCGCGTCGACGCCGATCGCGGGGGAGCCGACCACCTCGCCCGCGCTGCTGAGCGAGGCCATCGTCAAGACGATCTTCTATGCGGCGATCGCCACCCTGGTGGTGGCGCCGTTGGCGCTGCCGGGGCCGACGCGCGCGGGGGACCGGTCCTGGTATTCGCGGTTGCTGGCCAGCAGGCCGATGGTGTTCCTCGGGGAGATTTCCTATGAGATCTTCCTGATTCACCTGGTGGTCATGGAGGTGGTGATGGTCGAGATCCTGCGCGACCCGGTGTACACCGGGTCGATGACGGCGCTGTTTCTCGGCACCATGGTGGCGACGATTCCGTTGGCCTGGCTGCTGCACCGCTTCACCCGGGTGCGCGACCGGTAG
- a CDS encoding siderophore-interacting protein, with protein MIDLKPQRGIEGVLVKLWRGGDYELTVTGRTEITPNFLRLHFTGPELLTERAIHPTMWVRGWFPDGSRSHQRGYTLVNPDPEAGTVDIDFAMHDGVATRWAREAQPGDTLEVTVLGSDFAVPEPAPAGYVIVGDTASLPAINSLLDAIGDAPAQVFLESSHDDDRELPTGRADVTWVDREDDGGALVEAVAAAAFDAPDHFGWVACDNRTTRAVARVLREDYKIPRKSVKARAYWAA; from the coding sequence ATGATCGATCTCAAGCCGCAACGTGGCATCGAGGGTGTCCTGGTCAAACTGTGGCGGGGCGGTGACTACGAACTGACGGTCACCGGCCGCACCGAGATCACCCCGAACTTCCTGCGGTTGCATTTCACCGGACCAGAGCTGCTCACCGAACGCGCGATCCATCCGACCATGTGGGTCCGAGGCTGGTTCCCGGACGGCTCGCGCTCACATCAGCGCGGCTACACCCTGGTCAACCCCGATCCCGAGGCCGGCACCGTGGACATCGACTTCGCCATGCACGACGGGGTTGCCACCCGGTGGGCACGCGAGGCGCAGCCCGGCGACACCCTTGAGGTGACGGTGCTCGGCAGCGATTTCGCCGTCCCGGAACCGGCGCCCGCCGGGTACGTCATCGTCGGCGACACGGCGTCGCTGCCGGCCATCAACTCCCTGCTGGACGCCATCGGCGACGCTCCCGCCCAGGTGTTCTTGGAGTCCTCACATGACGACGACCGCGAATTGCCCACCGGCCGAGCCGATGTGACGTGGGTGGATCGCGAGGATGACGGCGGCGCGCTGGTCGAGGCGGTGGCCGCGGCGGCCTTCGATGCGCCGGACCACTTCGGCTGGGTGGCCTGTGACAACCGCACCACCCGGGCGGTGGCCCGGGTGCTGCGTGAGGACTACAAGATCCCGCGCAAGTCGGTGAAGGCGCGCGCCTACTGGGCCGCCTGA
- a CDS encoding TetR/AcrR family transcriptional regulator has translation MSNDWLAQRRVEAAAERILDAAEELFSHRDAASVGMNDIAAAAGCSRATLYRYFENRDVLYTAYVHRETLRLFAEIGEQLAGIADPHRRVTEGALAALHRVRETPSLASWFASSARPIGGEMGERSEVIRALTEAFLASMGDQTDAELRARWLVRVLISLLQFPGRDDDDERLMLERFVVPQVAGVAQAAQ, from the coding sequence ATGAGCAACGACTGGCTGGCGCAGCGGCGCGTCGAGGCCGCGGCCGAGCGCATCCTGGATGCGGCCGAGGAATTGTTCAGCCACCGCGACGCCGCTTCGGTCGGCATGAACGACATCGCCGCGGCCGCAGGCTGCTCGCGGGCGACCCTGTACCGCTACTTCGAGAACAGGGACGTGCTCTACACCGCCTACGTGCACCGCGAGACCCTCCGACTGTTCGCCGAAATCGGCGAACAACTGGCCGGGATTGCCGATCCGCACCGGCGGGTGACCGAGGGTGCGCTGGCCGCCCTGCATCGGGTGCGCGAAACCCCTTCGCTGGCTTCATGGTTCGCCAGCTCCGCCCGCCCGATCGGCGGTGAGATGGGTGAACGCTCCGAGGTCATCCGAGCGCTCACCGAGGCATTCCTGGCCTCGATGGGCGATCAGACCGATGCCGAACTGCGGGCACGCTGGCTGGTGCGGGTGCTGATCTCGCTGTTGCAGTTCCCGGGCCGCGATGATGACGACGAACGCCTGATGCTGGAGCGGTTCGTCGTGCCGCAGGTGGCGGGCGTGGCTCAGGCGGCCCAGTAG